The genomic segment GATCGCCACGGCAAGCCGTTCGAACTGAGCGTCGACGGCCTGCTCGCGACCTGCGTGCTGCACGAGATCGACCATCTCGACGGCAAGCTCTTCATCGATTACCTGTCGCCGCTCAAGCGCGACCGCGCGCTGAAGAAGCTCGAGAAGCTGCGCAAGGGCGAGCGCGACTGAATCGTCCACCGCGCGCGGCGCCGATGGATCCGACCCGCGCGCGCTGCCTCGTCGCGCGCCGTCGCCGCACCACGCGGCCCGCCCAGGCAGGACGCCTTCCAGGACACAACGCCCCATGAAAATCGTCTTCGCCGGCACTCCGGATTTCGCCGTGCCCTCGCTGCTCGCGGCCGATGCGCGCCACGAAGTGGTCGGCGTCTATACCCAGCCCGATCGTCCCGCCGGCCGCGGCCGCTCGCTGACCGCCTCGCCGGTCAAGCAGATGGCGCTTGAGCGCGGCCTGACCGTGCACCAGCCCGAGCGCCTGAAGGGCGTCGAGGTGCTCGACACGCTGCGCGCGCTCGAACCCGACCTGATGATCGTCGTCGCCTACGGCCTGCTGCTGCCGCAGGCGGTGCTCGACATTCCGACCCATGGCTGCTGGAACGTGCATGCCTCGCTGCTGCCGCGCTGGCGCGGTGCGGCGCCGATCCAGCGTGCCATCCAGGCCGGCGACGCCGAGACCGGCGTGTGCCTGATGCAGATGGAGAAGGGCCTCGATACCGGTCCGGTGCTGCTGCGCCAGACGACGTCGATCACGCCCGAAGACACCGGCGGCAGCCTGCACGACCGGCTGGCCACACTCGGCGCGCAGGTGCTCGCCGACGGCTTGGGTCTGTTGCGCGCGGGCATGAAGCTGGGTCCGGCGTTGCAGCCGGAGGTCGGCGTGACCTACGCGCACAAGCTCGACAAAGCCGAGGCGCGACTGGACTGGTCGCAGCCGGCGCGCGTGCTCGCCGACACCGTGCGCGCGTTCAATCCCTGGCCCGTGGCCGAGGCCGAAGTCGCCGGCGAGCGTCTGCGCATCCACGCCGCGACCGCGCTGCCGCTGGCGCACGGACGACCCCCGGGCACCGTGCTGTTCGCCGGCCGCAACGGCATCGACATCGCCTGCGGCGACGGCGCGCTGCGCCTGCAGCGCGTGCAGCGTGCCGGTGGCCGGGCGATCGACGTCGCCGATTTCCTCAACGCGCGCAGCGATCTGCGCGGCGCAGGCGCCTGACGTGGACAACGGTGCACAGGCCCGGCTCGCGGCGGCGCGCGTCATCGATGCGGTGCTGCATCACGGACGCTCGCTGAAGGCGGAACTGTCGACGGCGTTGGCCGGCATCGACGACGTGCGCGACCGCGCGCTGGTCGAAGCGATGGCGTTCGCCGCGATCCGCCATCAGGGCCGCTATGCCGCTGCGCTGTCGCGCTGGATGCCACGCCCGCCCGGCGCACGCGATGCGCCACTGCGCGCGCTGATCTATGCCGGCTTTGCCCAGCTCGACCCGATGGGTCTGCCGGCGCACGCCGCGCTCAACGCGACCGTCGATGCCGCGCGCCTGCTGGGCCGCGCCCATCAGGCCGGTCTCGTCAACGCGCTGCTGCGGCGCGCGCAGAAGGACGGCCTGCCGACCGCGGGTGCCGACGCCGCCTGGCCGGCGTGGCTGCTCGCGGAAGTGCGCGCCAACTGGCCGCAGGATGTCGAGGCGATCCTCACCGCCAGCGCCGCCGCGGCGCCGCAGTGGCTGCGCGTCAACACGCGCCGCGTCACGCGCGATGCCTACTACACGCGCCTGATCCAGGCGGGCCTGCAGGCCGACGTTCCCGACGACATGCCCGATGCGCTGCGCCTCGCGACGCCGGTGCCGGTCGACGCATTACCGGGCTTCGCCGATGGCGATGTGTCGATCCAGGACGGCGCCGCGCAGCGCGTAGCCGATGCGCTGATGCCGGCCGCCGGTGCACGTCTGCTCGACGCCTGCGCCGCACCCGGCGGCAAGAGTGCACACCTGCTCGAGCGCGATCCTGCGCTGCAGCTGCTGGCGATCGATATCGCCGCGCCGCGTGTCGCGCGGATCGATCAGACCTTCCGGCGGCTGGGCATCGGCGCGCAGGCACGCGTGCGCGCTGCCGATGCGCTCGATCCCGCGCGCTGGTGGGACGGCACACCGTTCGATGCGGTGCTGCTGGACGCGCCGTGTTCGGCGACCGGCATCGTGCGCCGCCAGCCCGACGTGCTGCTGCACCGACGCCCCGCCGATCTCGACGCGCTCGCTGCGCTGCAGGCGCAACTGCTCGACGCACTGGTCGCCGTCGTCGCGCCCGGCGGCACGCTGCTGTACGCGACGTGCTCGATCCTGCGGCGCGAGAACGCCACGCAGGTCGAGGGCTTCCTTGCGCGCCATCCGGACTTCGCACTCGAACCGCTCGATGCGCGTTTCGGTCGCGACACCGGTGCGGGCCATCAGCGCCTGCCCGGCGAATCGGGCATGGACGGCTTCTTCTACGCGCGCCTGAAGCGCCTGCGCTGAGCCCGGCTGCCCACGGGGCGCTCGCTTAGAATCACCGTCATGCAGACACCCGCCGCTAGCCTGATCATCAGCACCTACAACAACACCGACTGGCTGCAGCGGTGCCTGTGGGGCTATGCGCAGCAGGACCGGCAGGATTTCGAACTGATCGTCGCCGACGATGGTTCCGGTCCGGCGACGCGGGAAATGCTCGCGGCGATCACGCCGGACCTCCCGTATCCGCTGCGGCACGTCTGGCACGAGGACGCCGGCTTCCGGAAATGCACGATCCTCAATCGTGGCATCGAGGATGCGCGGTCCGATTACCTGGTCTTCTCCGACGGCGACTGCGTGCCGCGCGCGGACTTCGTCAGCCAGCATCTGCGCCTGCGCGAGCCGGGGCGCTATCTCGGCGGTGGCTACTGCAAGCTGCCGATGGACCTGAGCCTCAAGATCGACCGCGACGTCATCGCGCGCGGCCTGCATACCGATCTCGACTGGCTCAAGGCCAACGGCCTGCCGCGCAAGAAGCGTTCGCTGAAACTGTGGGCGCGCCCGGGCTGGCGCGAGCGCGTGCTCAATGCAACGACGCCGACGAAACCGCGATGGGCCGGCAACAATGCGTCGGGCTGGAAAGCGGACCTCGTGCGCGTCAACGGTTTCGACGAGCGCATGACCTACGGCGGCGAGGATCTCGAGCTCGGCGAGCGGCTGGCGAATGCTGGCGTGACCGGCAAGCAGATCCGCTTCTCCGCGGTGTGCATCCATCTCGATCACGCACGTGGCTACGTGAAGCCGGAAATGAAGGCGGCCAATCAGGCGATCCGCGATGCGGTCGCCGCCGGACGGCTGACGTGGACCGAATTCGGTCTGATGCACGGACCGAAGCGTCAGGCCGGTTCGGCGCGATAGCCGCGTACGACGCGCGATCCGTTCCGGAGAATCGTTGCGCCGCTCCCGTTGCGCCGCTCAGGACAACTCGCGCAACCGCCGGTACTTCTCCAGCACGTAATCGGCCTGCGCCTTGTGGAAGCGCCAGCCCGGCGCGCCGTCGAGGAACGCGCCGCGCAGCAGGTACTGCTTGAGCAGATAGGCGGCCGCATGCAGCGGGCCATCGAGCCCGTTGGCGCGCTTGCCCGCATCGCGACGCTGCTGCGCCCACAGCGCGGCGTACTTGGACAGCTTGGCGACGTGCTCGGCATGGCTGCGCGAGGTGTCGTGTTCGAAATCCGCATCGAGCTTCGCGACTGTCTTGCCTGCAAGATCCGGGCGTTCGTGCACCTGCGAGGGCAGGTAGCGCCAGCCCGCGCGGACCAGCCGCTCCATCGGCTCGCCGCCGCGTAGGCGTTGGCCGAGGAACCAGTTGCGGCGGGTCAGCAGCCAGGCGTCGGCGGTCTCGACACGCCCGTCCGCGAACAGCGCGCGGATCTCTGCATCAGTGCCCGGCGACAGCCATTCGTCGGCGTCGAGCAGCAGCAGCCAGTCGTGCACGGCCAGCGTGTTGGCGAAGGTCTTCTGCGCGGCGTAGCCCAGCCAGTCCTGCTGCACGACACGTGCGCCATGTGCGGTGGCGACCGCGACGGTGTCGTCGGTCGAACCGGAATCGACCACGATCAGCTCGGCGCACAGCGCGCGCATCGAATCGAGACAGCGGCCGATGCGGTCGCCCTCGTTCTTCGTGATGACGACGCCGGATATTGGAAGCGCTTGGGACATGGGCGCGATGATATCGGAGGCGCAGGGGCGTCGCTGATCGCCATGACGTAACGCATCGTGCATCCTGCGCGGCACGAACTTCCTGCACGACGATCGGCCAATGGCACACATCCGCATCATTTCCCGAGACAACGGCGTCGGGCTGACCCGCGACATGGCGCTGGTCGCCGGGTTGTTCACTGACGCCGGACACGATGTGGACGTCATCGCCTACGGCGGCAACCGGATGCTCGACCGGTGCATGGAGCTCGGGCAGCGGCTGCGGCATGCAACGGGCAAACGGGTGGACGTGCAGATCTTCCTCGAGCGCGTATACCCCCGGCTTCTGCCACTCGCCCGCTGCAATCTGCTGATACCGAACCCGGAGTGGTTCCAGGACGGGTGGCACCGGTTCCTGCCCCGCTTCGACGCGGTGCTCTGCAAGACCCGGCATGGCGCGGGCATCTTCTCGTCGCTGGGCTGCGACGTGCGTGAGATCGGGTTCACCAGCGACGACATCTACGACCCGACGGTCGAGCGGGCGCCCGAGTTCTTCCATCTCGCCGGGCGCAGCAGCGCAAAAGGCACCGAGGCGGTACTCGACGCGTGGGCCAAGCATCCCGAATGGCCGCAGCTCACGGTCGTCCAGAACCCGAAGACGGCGACCCGCCGGGTCGAGCGCCCCAATGTCGCGCACCGGCTGGAGTACATCGATGCCGGGACGCTGCGTCGACTGCAGAACCGCAGCCTCTTCCATCTGTGCCCATCGGAGATGGAAGGATTCGGCCACTACCTCAACGAAGCACTGTCAGCTGGTGCCATCGTGCTGGCGACGGACGGCGCACCGATGCACGAACTGGTGACGCCGGAGTGCGGCGTGCTGCTGGCGCCTGCCGCCCGTCGCAGTGAAGGGCTGGTGGAGCGCTTCATCGTCGACGTCGCCGGTATCGAGGCGGGCGTGGAACAGGCGCTCGCACTCGACGCGGCGGCGGTCGCACGCATGTCCGATGCCGCGCGGGCGCGTTTCGTCGATGGCGACAGGCGTTTCCGGAGCAGACTGGTGCCCGAGTGCCTGGCGATCGCAGCTGCCTGAGGGCCGTGGGGACCGGCCCTCGGACGACCACGGACATCAGCGACCGCGGCGACGCCCTTCGACCGGGCGCAGAGAGGAAATGCGGTCGTTCAAGCCGCCGCGCTCGAAGTTGCGGACGTCGCGCGACAGGGTTTCGCAGCGGCCGTTGTAATCCTCGTGCTCGCAGACCTCCCAGGTGCCCCGCAACTGGACGGAGCTGATCATGTCGTTCATGCCCACGCTCTTGAGGTTGCGGATCCCGCGATCGAACGACTGCGAGCGGCCGCGGAAGTCCGCATGTTCGTAGACCGTGATCGAACCGCTGTTGCGGTCCCCGCGGCCCCCGCGATCCCGTTCGCGGTCGTAGCGGCCATCACGGTCATATCGACCGTCGCGGTCGTGACTGGAATTCCGGCGGTCGTGGTCCTGGGGCGCGGCGTGCACGACGCCTCCCATCGACAGCGCGAATGCGGCAAGGGTCAATGCAGGCAGCAGGCGGATGGGCATGCGGATTCCAGTGGTGGGACGGACAGGCCTCACGTTATCCAGCGCCAGCTGAAGAGTGGCTGGCCGGATTCCGGGTCCGGATCACCAGCGCAGCGGTCGCCTCGCGATCGCATGCGCGAGCGTCGCATGGATGCGCTCGGCATCGTCCAGCGACAGGAAGCGCAGCCGCAGCGGTGTGGTCAGCGGATTGGCGCCTGCGGTGTCGAGCCACACCGAGGCCATGCCGAAGCGGCGGTCCAGCGGCGACTGGCGCAGTTCGACGGCCTGCAGCTTGCCCAGCTCGGCGAAGCGCCAGGTGCGCGACCACCAGCCTTCGCGCACCGCGACGAGGGCATCGTCGACCGCGTAGCCGGCGCGCGCGGCGTGGCGGCGGGCGACGAACATCGACCACGGCAGCCACAGCAGGCCCAGCGCGCCCCACCAGTGGAAGAACCACGCCAGTGCGGCGCACAGGCCGACGGTCACGAACAGATCGCCGAGCATCAACCGCTGCCAGGCGCGCGGATGCAGCGGCTGCCAGTGCTGCGGCGGCCATGACGGCAGCAGGGCGATGTCGCGCACGATCGCATCGCAGGTGTCGGGCGGGGCGATCGGCGCGAGGGCATCGAGCCCGTGCTGCGCGTTCGCATTGCCCTGGCCGTCGCTGGTGCGCGCGCTGGCGGTGTCGATCTCCAGCGTGCGCCGCGCGAACAGGCGGTGCAGCACGCCTTCCTGTTGCGTCCAGGCCTGGATGCGTCGACGCGGCACGCTGCTCCGCGACCGGCCCAGCAGGCCGCGCTCGACGGTCAGGCGTCGGCCCTGCCGTTGCAGCCGGAAGCCGTGATAGCGCAGCAGCGACAGCAGCACCGAGAACGCGCGGATCAGCACCAGCGCCGTTGCGAGCACGCCCATCAGCACCACGCCCTTGGCCATCCACGTCGTCGCGAAACCGCTGGCGTAGCCGAAGGCCTCTCGACCGTACTCGACCAGCAACCGGCCCATCGCGCGCTCGGGCATGACCTGGAACGACAGCGCGACCGCACCGGCGACGACGATCAGGCCGCGGTTCGAGATCAGGCCGAGCTTGACCACTTCCCAGGTCGACAGCGCCAACAACGTGGTTCCTTCGGGCGCGGCGACCGGTGTGCCGTCAGGCGCGGCAACCGCTGCATCGGCGCGGCCGCGATCGCGGATCAGCTGTTCGAGCGCCAGTGCCTCCGGCATACGCAGTACGCGCATCTGTGCCTCGGGTTTCGTGCCGCCAGCCGATTCCAGCCGGACTTCAGCCACGCCCATCAGGCGATGCAGCAGGGTCTGGTGGATGGCGACGTTGTGGATGCGCGAGTACGGAATCTGCCGCACGCTGCGCTCGAGCAGGCCGCTGCGTACGATCAGACGATCGTCGTCGATGCGGTAGCGGAAGGTCAGGTACTGCCACACCGACACGACGACCAGCGCGCCGACGCCGATCATCGGCAGCCACCACGGATAGCCGTCGTCGCGGCGACCGCCGGCGAACAGCAGCACGGCCAGCGGCACGATGAACTGCCGCAGGTTCTGCAGCAGCACGAACAGCCACGAGCCCGGGTGCAGCCGGCGCTCGTGGTTCTCGGGCAGCAGCGCCTCGGGCGCAGCCGGCTCAGGCGTCGTCATGGTCATCGTCGCGGGCGGCGCGCGCGGCCAGCGTGTCGCGCAGACGTTCGGCCTCTTCGAAGTCCAGACCCGACAGCGACAGCGCGCTGTTGCGGGTGCCTGCGGTGTGCACGATCAGCGTCGCCAGTCCGAACGCGCGTTCCAGCGGCCCGCGGCGCACGTCGAGATGCTGCACGCGATTGCCGGGCACGCGCGTGTCACTGCGCCACATGTGCCCGCGGCGCACGCCGAAACCATCGTCGTCGAGCCGCCAGCGCGTGCGCAGCCAGCGCCGGCGCGCGATCCACACCGTCCACGCCGGAATCACCAGCAGCAGCGCGCCTGCAATCGCGAACGACAGCGGCTGGCGATCGGCGGCGATCAGGCCGACGCCCAGCGCGATCGCCAGCGGAATCAGGGTGCCGATCAAGGTCGCGATCGTCGCCAGCGTGCGCGCCCGCAGCGGCAACGGCTGCCAGACGTCGGTTTCGACCTGTGGGGCAGGCACCGCCGGTTCGACGGGCAATGGCGGCGGTGTGGACACGTGGTCTTCGCTGGCGGTCATCGGCGCGTGCTCATCGTCGACGTTCGAGGTCGAGATAGGGATTGTCGTCACCCGAGCCGGATGGTCGGGCCTTGTAGCGTTTGTAGGTCCACTGGTACTGCGCCGGATCGCGCCGCGCGATGTGTTCGACGCCGGCGTTGAGCGCGGTGGTCGCGCGCACCAGATCGGCATCGGCGATCGCGGGATGCGCGGGTTCGATGCGCAACGCGAAATCCGGACCGTCGCCGATGCGCTCGCAATACGCGAACAGCAGGGTCGCGCCGGTGCGCTCGGCGAGGCGCGAGGCCAGCGTCATCGTCAATGCGGGCATCCCGAAGAACGGCGCGAACTCGCCGTCGCCGGCCTTGGGCTGCTGGTCGGGCAGGATGCCGACCACGCCGCCATCCTTGAGCGTCTTCCACAACTGGCGCACGGCCGGGCCTTCGGCGCGCACCTGGCGCACCCGGTCCGGCACGCCGGCGCGCACGCGGCGCAGGAAGGCTTCGCCGACGGCCGAGTCCGGTGCGCGATAGAGGATCGAGATCGGCGTGCGCGCGGCCAGCCACTGGTTGAGCAGTTCCCAGTTGCCGTAGTGCGGCGCGCAAACGATCAGGCCGCGGCCATCGGCCAGTGCCGCGTCGAACAGGCCGACGCCGTGCTGCTCACGCAGCATCCGCAGATTGCGCGCATGTGGCCGCGTCCAAAGGCGCAGCGTTTCCAGCGTCTGCAGCGCGGTCGTGCGCAGGATCGCCTTCTGCAGCGCCGCGCGTTCGTCGTCGGTCAGTTCGGGATAGGCGAGTTCGAGATTGCGCAGCGCAACCCGGCTCTCACGGCTGCCCGTCAGTCGCCCGAGCGCAGCGGCCGCGCCGGCGATGCCGCGCAGCACCGGCGCTGGCAGTGCGCCGACGAGGGTGGCGAGCAAATAAAGAGTGCGTGCGATCAGATCCGGCATGCCCGAAGTCTAGGCGGTGTCGCGCGGGTGGGGATAGGTGCCGAAAGTCGGCTTTGCTTCAACGTTCTCTTCGCAGGTACATCGCTGGGCGGACGCCGTTGCGTCGCATGGGCGTTCTGCGGTGTCTTTGATTCGGCTTTGGCTTTGGCTTTGGTTGTGGCTTGCGCCTTGGCTTGGCTTTCGCGCTTGCTCCTGCTTCGGCTTTTCGCTTTGCTCTTGGCTCTGATCTCAATCGAGCCGTAAAGCGAGCCGAGCATCGCAGGGCGACGGGGTCGAAGAGCAGCCCATGTCTGAGCGCAGCGAGTTTGGGCTGCGTGCCCCGTCGTCCGAGAAGCGCAGGGGACCGCCGCGGCTGTATCGCGGCGGATCGCGTCCGGCGAAGACGGTTTTTGCTTACTTTTGCCAAGACAAAAGTAAGCCGCGCGACAGCGCGGAAGCCCTGTACTTGATCTTCGCTCCTGCGGTTGATTCTCTGCTTGGAACGTCGAGGTCGCAGAGCGACAAGCGGAGATGCGCAAGCAAGTGCACGGCTTTCGCCCGCTGCGCGCGCGAGTCCCTTTTGGATGGACCCAAAAGGAACCAAAAGGTCCCTTCGCCGGACGCGATCCGACGCGATGAAGCCGCGCCGGTGCCCTCCGCTCCTCGCCTGACGCGGCACGCAGCCCAAACTCGCTGCGCTTAGACATGGGCTGCTCTACGGCCACGCCAGGCTCCGGTGCTCGGCTCGCTCTACGGCTCGATTTCAGATCAAAAGCTGGAAGCCAAAGCCAAAGCCAAAGCCAAAGCCAAAGCCAAAGCCAAAGCCAAAACTAAAGCCGAAGACCTGCAGACAGCACAACGCAAAACGCCGCCCGAAGGCGGCGTTTTTATCCAACAACCAGCGACCTCAGTCGCGGTCGTTGTCGATCGCGGTGCGCTCGGTGGCGAACGGGTTGAGGCGGCGGATCTTCCACGGCTCGTTCGGCCAGTTGCCGGTCAGCGACGGGTGATCGGGCTCGTTCTGCTCGAGCACGCGACGGGCGTCGGCGGCGAGGGTGTCGTTGCCGAGGTTGGCGTAGCTCGCTGCCAGGAGCGCGACCGCGTCGTTCTGGTACTCGCTCTGCGGGTAGGTTTCGAGCAGGTAGGTCGCGCGCTGCGCGGCGGCCACGTAGGCCTCGCGGCGCAGGTAGTACAGGCCGGTCTCGATCTCGTGGCGGGCGAAGGTGTTGCGCAGCGTGGCCATGCGGTTGCGCGCGTCGGCGGCGTAGCGGCTGTTCGGGTAACGGTCGGTCACGGTGTTGAAGTCCGCGTACGCCTGGTTGGGCGAGGCGAGATCGCGACGGCTGCTGTCCAGGCTCCACACGCGCTGCAGGAACACCGTGTCGCGGTTGGAGTTCACCAGGCCGCGCAGGTAGTACATGTAGGGGATGTTGCGGTGCGTGGGATAGGTGCGGATGAAGCGGTCGATGCCCGAGATCGCTTCCTCGTTGTTGCCCATCTTGTAGTTGGCGTACGCGGTCTCGACCAGCGCCTGCTCGGTGTAGGGGCCGTACGGGTACTGCGCGACGAGGCGGCGGAACGACGTGGCGCCGTTGCTCCAGTTGCCTTTGCGCATCGAGTCGTGGCCCTTCTGGTAGAGCTCGGCGACGGGCACGCCCTCGTTCTCGTCGTCCTTGGTGTTGCGGGAGCAGCCCGCGGCGACCATGACGACCAGCAACAGGAGCATCGAAGTGCGGGCCAGGGCGCGGATCGGCGAGGCGAGGCGTGGGGTCATGGGGGCAATTGGGCGTATGGGCACGAACCGCGGATAATAACAGTCCGGGTGGATCGCCCGGCTTTCCCCGCCTGAACCCGAGCCGTCCCGATGCAGCAAGACCCCAGCGACCACCCCGACCACCGCACCGCCACGGTGCCGGATGCCGCGGCAGGGCGCCGTTTCGACGCCGTGCTCGCCGAACTCTTCCCCCAGTTCTCCCGCTCCAAGCTGACCACCTGGATCAAGTCCGGCGAGGTGCTGCTGAACGGTGAAGTGCCGCGCCCGCGCGACGCGGTGGTGGGCGGGGAGACCGTCAGCCTGAACGTCGTGCTCGAGACCCAGACCACGGCCGAGCCGCAGGACATCCCGCTGTCGGTGCTGTTCGAAGACGATCAGGTGATCGTGGTCGACAAGCCGGCCGGACTGGTCGTCCACCCGGGCGCCGGCAACTACGACGGCACCCTGGTCAATGCGCTGCTGTTCCGCGACGCCTCGCTGGCGACGCTGCCGCGCGCGGGCATCGTGCACCGGCTCGACAAGGACACCTCGGGCGTCATGGTGGTCGCGCGCACGCTCGAAGCGCACAACGCGCTGGTCGAGCAGCTGTCGGCGCGCGACGTGCATCGCCAGTATCTGGCCGTCGTGGTCGGCGCGCTGGTGTCGGGCGGCACCGCCGATGCGCCGATCGACCGCCACCCGCGCGACCGCCTGCGCATGGGCGTGCGCGAGGACGGCCGCGAAGCCGTCACCCACTACCGCCTGCGCGAGCGCTTCCGCGCGCACACGGCGCTCGAATGCCGGCTCGAAACCGGCCGCACGCACCAGATCCGCGTGCACATGGCGCATCTGCGGCATTCGATCCTCGGCGACCCGCTCTACGGCGGTTCGCTGAAGCTGCCCAAGGGCGCGTCGGACGAGATGATCGCGACGCTGCGCGGTTTCCGCCGCCAGGCGCTGCACGCCGAGACGCTGGAGTTCAAGCATCCGGTCACCGGCGAGGCCGTGCGCTGCAGCGCGCCGCTGCCCGAGGACATGCAGGTGCTGCTGAAAGTGCTGCGTGCGGATGCGATCCAGCACGCGGAGATGGGCCGCCGGTGAGTGCGCTGCTGCACGCCGACTGGCCCGCGCCGCACGGCGTGCGCGCGCTGACGACGCTGCGCCATGGCGCCGGGGTGTCGCAGGCGCCGTTCGACAGTTTCAATCTCGGCAACCACCGCAGCGCTGCCGGTGACGCGCCCGATGCGGTCGCACGTAATCGCGACGTGCTGGTAGACATCGCCGGCCTGCCGTCGCCGCCGCACTGGCTGCAGCAGGTGCACGGCGTCGAGGTCGCGCGCTTCGTCGCGCCGGCAGGCGCTGCGCAGCAGGCGCTGGTCGAGGCCGATGCATCGGTCACATCGGAACCGGGCGTGGTGCTCGCGATCCTGACCGCGGATTGCCTGCCGGTGGTGTTCGCCGCCGATGACGGCAGCGAAATCGGCGCCGCGCATGCGGGCTGGCGTGGACTCGCAGCGGGCGTGCTCGAAGCGACGGTCGCGGCGATGCGGACCTCGCCGTCGCAGCTGCGGGTGTGGCTCGGCCCGGCCGCGGGACCCGCGTCCTACGAGATCGGTGCGGAGGTGCGCGATGCGTTCGTCGCGGGTGATCCGGGCGCGGAGGCTGCGTTCGTGGCGACGCGTGACGGTCACTGGCGCGTCGATCTGTACGCGCTGGCGCGGCGGCGTCTGGAAGCGGTGGGCATCCGCGGCGATGCGATCCATGGTGGCGACCGGGACACGATCGCCGAATCCGAAGCATTCTTTTCGCATCGTCGGGATGCGCGCACGGGGCGGATCGCGACGCTGGTGTGGATGGCCTGAGGACAGCGTCGCGCCGTGGAGCGTCCCCGCGCAACATCGCAACGCGTGCCTTCAAGCCGTCGTTCCGGCGAAAGCCGGAACCCAGCGTTTTTCGCAGTTCCTTCAGGGCACAAGTCACTGGATTCCGGCTTTCGCCGGAATGACGGAGCCGTGATCCCTGGCAATCCGTGACGCCTTCGCGCAGCCGAGGGACTGTCGTCAGGCACGGAATGTCTTTGGATCGCGCTCGATCAGAACGCGTACCGCACCCGCGTGTAGTAGTACGCGCCGCTGCTGCCGATGCCCGACAGCACGTCGTAGGGCAGATTGCCGAAGTAGAAGATGTCTTCGTTCGACAGGTCGGCGTATTCATCGGTCAGGTTCTGGCCGCCGATGGCGAGCGTCCACCTGTCACCGAGGCGCACTTCGGCCTCCGCGTCGAGCTGCCA from the Luteimonas fraxinea genome contains:
- a CDS encoding lauroyl acyltransferase; amino-acid sequence: MPDLIARTLYLLATLVGALPAPVLRGIAGAAAALGRLTGSRESRVALRNLELAYPELTDDERAALQKAILRTTALQTLETLRLWTRPHARNLRMLREQHGVGLFDAALADGRGLIVCAPHYGNWELLNQWLAARTPISILYRAPDSAVGEAFLRRVRAGVPDRVRQVRAEGPAVRQLWKTLKDGGVVGILPDQQPKAGDGEFAPFFGMPALTMTLASRLAERTGATLLFAYCERIGDGPDFALRIEPAHPAIADADLVRATTALNAGVEHIARRDPAQYQWTYKRYKARPSGSGDDNPYLDLERRR
- a CDS encoding outer membrane protein assembly factor BamD; protein product: MTPRLASPIRALARTSMLLLLVVMVAAGCSRNTKDDENEGVPVAELYQKGHDSMRKGNWSNGATSFRRLVAQYPYGPYTEQALVETAYANYKMGNNEEAISGIDRFIRTYPTHRNIPYMYYLRGLVNSNRDTVFLQRVWSLDSSRRDLASPNQAYADFNTVTDRYPNSRYAADARNRMATLRNTFARHEIETGLYYLRREAYVAAAQRATYLLETYPQSEYQNDAVALLAASYANLGNDTLAADARRVLEQNEPDHPSLTGNWPNEPWKIRRLNPFATERTAIDNDRD
- the rluD gene encoding 23S rRNA pseudouridine(1911/1915/1917) synthase RluD, which encodes MQQDPSDHPDHRTATVPDAAAGRRFDAVLAELFPQFSRSKLTTWIKSGEVLLNGEVPRPRDAVVGGETVSLNVVLETQTTAEPQDIPLSVLFEDDQVIVVDKPAGLVVHPGAGNYDGTLVNALLFRDASLATLPRAGIVHRLDKDTSGVMVVARTLEAHNALVEQLSARDVHRQYLAVVVGALVSGGTADAPIDRHPRDRLRMGVREDGREAVTHYRLRERFRAHTALECRLETGRTHQIRVHMAHLRHSILGDPLYGGSLKLPKGASDEMIATLRGFRRQALHAETLEFKHPVTGEAVRCSAPLPEDMQVLLKVLRADAIQHAEMGRR
- the pgeF gene encoding peptidoglycan editing factor PgeF translates to MSALLHADWPAPHGVRALTTLRHGAGVSQAPFDSFNLGNHRSAAGDAPDAVARNRDVLVDIAGLPSPPHWLQQVHGVEVARFVAPAGAAQQALVEADASVTSEPGVVLAILTADCLPVVFAADDGSEIGAAHAGWRGLAAGVLEATVAAMRTSPSQLRVWLGPAAGPASYEIGAEVRDAFVAGDPGAEAAFVATRDGHWRVDLYALARRRLEAVGIRGDAIHGGDRDTIAESEAFFSHRRDARTGRIATLVWMA